The genome window CCTATTCTTATACTTCTCTTCCTCACTCAccctcatactcacacacagcataACCACATTTGTCCTCCTagtcttattctctctctctctctctcgaagcACCTGCACTTTCTGTTCTGAAGTCCCATATAAACAAACACTCCTGTATAGAGGTCCTCCATCTAGTAAGCACACGCCAATCAATGGGTATAACTTGCTATTGAGAATAATGATGTCTCTAGACAACACTTCTTTGCCGTCTTTGTCATGCTGATGTTTATATGTACACAACATCAAGGCTGTACTGAGAGTAGGCTGAGAGTACCGTTTGAAATCTGTTTGGTTTTTAAGAGGATGTTGGTTAAACCCTGAGAGCAAGCTCCTATTCATGGTCAGCATAAGATATGGTCTGTCTAATCTGATGCTTTATACAACATACTCAGAAGGGTTTGGATTAGAAAAGGTTTACATATtgacattttaatttaattttacaTTGTTTCAACCCTTACGGGAACATTGCATGTTTTATTCATTGTCTCAAGctggtctttttttttatatataaaacatcattgtttTACTGTTTTTATGCTGTTTTATGCTGCTGTTTTTATTTGATTATAACTGTGAATGATTTTAAATGTCCCATTGTTTTACCACTCCGAACTAATTAAATTCTAGAGTGAATTATGTTACATACACTGTATGGGCTCATTTTTTGTGTAGCCATTAGTATGCTGCAATGGGCAGTATGGACATGGGTGGCTAATATTagaatgaatgaaggaaagaaGGAATTGATGATTTGACTGATGGAAGTCTGGTTGAGGTATATGTGAGGGGTGACCACAAGATGGCAGCAgcctttaaaaacaaaaattctAAAGATACCATCAAAAATTCTCAATTCCTTTTATCAATAAACAAAATGCTCACATATAACAGCAATCTGAATGAAGGAGTGTGATAGATTGTTTGTAACCTATTTGGTGGATTTAAGATTTTTATTACCTGGTTgagtaatataatataaatagtGTATATCATAAAGTAACGATTAAAAAAATCAGAGACAGTATGCAACAGTTTTTGAAGCATGTTGGCATCGTCCAGTTCTGTGGTTTGGGTCTGACCAACCCACAAAAAAAGTCAACAAAAAAAATCGACAACCACATGACTGTTTTATGCAAATTAAAGAAGACAAAACTATGTATTGACTGCACCCATGTATTAACCGCAGTGCCAAGTAACCCAAggatgaatcagaatcagatcgtGCTTTGATCACAAAGAAGTATAATGAAAACATTCCCATGTATTGCTCAACCCTACTGTATGTATTAACCTCAtgtagctgaagaaatttagccAAATTAATGTATAAACTTCAATAATAGGCAGGAATTTATGGTAGACAGTTAGAATGCTAGTATACCTATTATCAGTAGCAACTGTGCTATTGTTTGTGTTAATACAACTTTAACAGGTACTTAATAGCCGGTCTAGAAGCGCTAAAAGCAGTACTATGATATCCTAGGGTAAACTATGAAGCGTGTTTACTGGTATGTGGAGCATAAAGTCTGAATTGACAGGCTTTTTCAAATTTGAAATTTGACAGGCGCACATTCCTGGCTTTTAGTGTAAAAATTGGCAATTGCTCACCAACAAGGCAATAGCCacaaatgtttgcttctgcCTGTCAAATTGAAATTGGCCTCAAGCTTTAGGCTCAACAGACCACTTATCTTGTTTCATAGTAAGTATACCCCTCAGGTCTGTCATGTCCCAATGACACAGCTTATGTTCATTATGTACGCATTTCTAGGGAGCGTGGTTGTCGCAAGAGTGAGGGAAGCAGTCTCTTCCAGCCCCCTTCCACAAATAGTACATGACAGTCATATAGCCTTTGCCACATCTTCCCCACCCACTGACCAAATCTGTGCCTCTCTTGGCATTACACACCCACAtatgtgcaacacacacacttagatacCTGAAAATGGTTTCATTGATATGACGTATGGGGGTGTGAGACAGATCAACCAATCACAATTGGACTTCTAGTTGTTGTAGGGGAACAAGGGAACTGCCAATCACTAACCACAGTTGTACAGCACTGCTGCTCAGGGGCAGTGTAAATACACTGGCTTATTTGTCGGTAATCACACTCGTAGTTAGTGCAATGACATCACAGACATGTAGTACCATATTTCATCATGCTCGACCAACCAGAGAGGACGTCTTGTGGATGTCTTCAATGTAGACTTCAGTCTGCTCTGTCTTTGTGCAATTGTTACACAACAGCACATTTTAATCGAGTGGAAGAACACATCACTGTGTTCTCAATGCGATTGACAAAGCGAGACATGCGAGTATCAAAGTTCACGTTAAGACTCCAAACTGGGCTATACAGTCTGTTCACCCTTGTGCTCTGCAGCTAAACAATTATTTGAACAGAGCAAATTAATCAGTGCTAGTAGCTCCCAGCTAATTCAGTTTTGCTTTATCTTATCATTATTATAGCCGCATTCTCAGATTTAAAATGTTATGTAAGAGTAGGTGTTATCAGCATCAGTgctaattcaattcaattcagtttatTTGCCAGACTCATGTCCAAAAGCTACGCAAGACAGAACAgtaaagacaaacaaaacaaaacaaacagacaaacaagaaGATAAACAAATACAACAATCATACAGACATTTCAGCCAATGCACTCTCAGTGTATGGAGCAGCTCAGATGGATTTGAGAGTGATACTGTTGGTGGACTCATCCAGACGTTGCATGAACTTAAACATCAAATTTCTTAAAAGTGCTTTCAGTGTGCTTACTCCTGCAGATACAAACATCTGACTAGCACTCCCTCCTCTGGGAACCTTGAGTAAAATTCACATTGCATCATTGTAGGCAACTTGTAACTTCTGCATGCTGGATTTTTTGTAAGACCACAGATGGGCAGTATAGAGTGGTGTGCAGTAAGCTTTGAACAGAGCCACTTTAACTTGACTGGAACAGTAGCTAAACTTACGTGCTATGGTGTTTGCCTGTGCATATAACTTACAACACTGTCTGTatatgtcatcatcatcattcataTCATCTGTAATAAAATGACCAAGGTATTTAATCTTTTTGCAGATCTCAAGACAATTATTGGCTAGTTTGACCACAGGGAAATTAAGCCATTTATCCTGTTTATCCTGTTTATTCAGTCTCCTAGACTGTTCATCCATATATAAATGAAATAAGACAGGGGACAAAATTCCTTCCTGCCTGACACTATTGGACACTCTAAAGGGGGCAAATATGCAACCCCCCCCATTTGATGTGTTCATCTGCTGGTGGGCATACTAATAGGCAAGAACCCTCACAATATACCCAGGCACTCCCCCTTGCTTTAGCTTAATAAAGAGCTGTTTGTGATTCACTCGATCAAACGCTTTAGAGGCATCAATAAAACACATTAGAACAGTAGAATTTTTAGCCTTatacaaattcacaatttcCTTAAGAGCATAAATACACATGTCTGTGCCATGTTTTGGCTTGAATCCAAACTGATTATCCAGGGAAGAGATATACCCACTCACTCTGTCAAGGAGGATTCTTTCCATTACTTTGGATAAGATACTGGCCAATGCTATAGGTCTATAATTATCCAGGCAACCAACTTTTCCAGCTTTGTCCTTGATAACTGGGACAAGCAGAATAGATTAAATCTGGTAGTATGCCATGGATCATCAAACCAGTAAAGTTGATTGCTAGGAGGGGAgcaagcctgagactggcattTTTCAGATGCTTTGCAGTTATTGAGTCCATACCACATGCTTTGTTGTTAGGTAATTTCCATATGGCATCAAATACCTCATGTGTCAGTATACTTATTGATTCATCACTGATAGCAGAGTCCTCCACATATGGATCATGTTTTAAACAGTTAAAGAGGGAGCTATACTGTCTCCATAGTTCAGCAACATTATCTTCTCCGGAGACTCCTTCAACAGTACAAGGAAGGGAAGATTTACAGCTAAGATGGTGATGAGAATCATTGTTTGGATATGAAACTCAAGAGTTGTTTTTTGTGAAGCTGGTTCAGCTGTAAAGATGAAAATGTTAGCGATTCATCCAATCTGCACACAGTCACTTATCAATCAGTCATCAAAGtcagtcaaagtctgctttattgtcaatttcttcacatgtcaagacatacaaagagatcgaaattacgtttcccactatcccacggtggagacaagacatattttaaccaattaggtccacagacaaacataatattcaagtaaacaatataaaaagtaaataagaaggcacatacaatgaagaaataagagcagcaaaatttggttgaaattgtgcaattgtgcataccgtagacagtcaatataataatgcaaaagtcaggccaataaatggctgaggtagttctgtttgacctaagtatgcaagtggcatagtggtgcaagttatgtaagagcagcagaagtgtgttcagaagtgttttcaggacaacaggacaacaacaagttgcaaagtgtgcaagtgtaaagtgtgcaagtgtcaTGGTTAAATAATCAGTGAAAAGCCATTACTTATAATGTTCCACAAATACTGCATACTTCAGGGCTTTTGTCATTTACTAATCCCTTAAATCTTCTTCTAATTATAAGCTTCACAGTTGATGGTAAAaaagtttgagagagagagagatggggagaaagacagagagagagaatgcatgattgtgtatgagtgtatgagtgaCTCACCAAGAATGTAATCTCACCCTCCATGAATGTACCAACATTGATAACTGTAGTTGCATACAGAGCTTAATGGTTCACTCTTGGCTTTGGGTTAATCATAGAGGAACCAGACACAAGTACCATGCACCCATGAAGCCTAGTGTGCTGTGGGTGCAGGTCTTCAGGTTTCCCCATCACCAAACTTGTATATTACATACTTGATATTTGCGGAAACTAAATCAACTTCGTCCTTGCTTGTTTTCTTGTGCGTGTTAAGCTGAATGTTCAGGAACTACTTGCTACTACATGTCTGTCTTTCAAGCATTCCTTGCGATTGTGTATGAGATATATACTGTAACATCTTGTACACTTATACAGAATGTTGGTCATTTTGAATAATAAAGTTACTGACTAGCTAAATAGTCCCAGACTGAGTTGCACTGGGCAGGTTATGCctaaaatgtgttttagcaagCACTTGAATAGTCTTGTCTAGGCTCTTGTGCACTTTTTATCCTCTTCTATACTTGGTATTCCCTCCACTGCTGTTATCCCTTTGGAAAGGGAAATGCCAAAACAGACTATGAGCCAAATCTGTTATCAGCGGCCCACTGTGAACTTTTGACATTGACGTCAGGAGCACTCCTCCTCACTGCACCATACTGCGCCTCTGGCCCCATCTCAGCCTGCGACGTTGTTGACTGAGAGGTCAATAGCAGCCAATCAGCCAGACCTGAAAAATGCTGAGACAAACCACAATGTCCGAAAACAAGGGACCACCATGACAACATGTGTTGTTAACGTTGCCATCCTTCTAGCAGTCTCTCCCTACAGCAACAAATAGTGAGACAAAAACATTAAAGAAAAGCTGAATCTGCAGACGGATGCTGGGATGACCTTTGAGTTGTCAGTGAAGTCTTGGTCACTGTTTCTCAATAACAAACAACCCTGCTGTTTCTACAGTCAGTTAGAGTGAAAACTGACTCTTTGGTCCTTGGCCGTCAATCCATAAACATTTACACATGCAAATAATTAATTCAAATGAATACAAGACATCAGTCCTATAGCTGTCACCTTTCAAAGCCAATCCCATGTCCCCAATCGGAAAGCATTTATATGTATTGGTTGAGGGCCTTGACAGGCCCTGGCCCTTTGGTTCAGGCTTAGAATTGAGCTCCTTAGCGTCTGCGTGTGTCTCAACCAAGGCTATTAATAGCATACACCTTTTACTCCAGCATAACTTGTCAGGATGTTAAACATCATCAGATGTCCCCAAATGCAAACGTCATTCTGTAGTGAATTACAGCCTTACAGATTGATGTTCGCCTGATTCCTATGGCCTTAAAGAGCAGTAGCAGTGGCTTCTACTAACTTGTTTATCTGAGTGTGAGGTTTGGACAGAAGGAGGTGGACATTGCCTCTCAGTCAGTGTATGGACTTTGATTCGCTGCTGATCTCCCCCAGAGAaacgcctctcaaactgggtgTCATAAAAGATAGAAAAAAAACGTCAGCTGGTAATGATatataaagaaaagaaaaatgtgcATTCTTCCTCTACTATCCAAGCAGGCTTCAAGTGGCTAAATTCCAGTCCTGTGCCATCCCACCGCATTTCCCAAAACAATCTCAGGACTCGCAGTGGATTAATAATGTAAGTACCAATAATGTATTATTTTATGCAATTAATTAAGCAACATTTTAATGAAGGGTCTTTAAGAAACAGGTTTGGATACACAAATGTTCAATTAATTCCATCCTCCACATGGTTTTGCAATCATTTGCAAacatttatttctgcattgcacCTTGACCAGTCAAGGGTACAGTGAAATCTGGCACAAGAGCACCTGCTGTATAAAGATGAAGAGTTGAAATGAAATAGAGAGATCCTTTGAACATGTTTCACTTTACTCTAGTCCTCTGTGCACCTATCCCCACTCTatttccttcttctcctctgcaACTACAGATAACAGTAAAATTGTATACCATTTAATTGCACCATATCAGCATCCTACCAAGAACAGTACACAACACAGCAATCTAGTAAGACTAGATTTATTTCCAGATAACAAAGCTTCAGTGCGCTGTGTCATGTCCtttatttcatgtgtgtgtgtgtgtgttagcgtgttAGCCGGCTGTCAGAATGGTGGGACTGAAGCCCTCCGACGTGCCCCCTCCTCTTGGTGTGAAGGTTCTGAGCGCTGGCACAGCCGCCTGCATTGCTGACCTGGTGACATTCCCGCTGGACACCGCCAAAGTGCGGCTACAGGTACCTGACCTCCCGCACAACACCTCTCACTCCTAATCAGGACACAGAAGCTCTGATTTAGCCTGCGGATGCCCATTCACTCTCCGTCGCCACCccactctcttttttccctcagTCAAATCTTTCTCCTCTGTTTATTTTCCGTCCTTCTCACCTCTCACCCTgtttcctttcttctccttttgtTTATCTCCTTCAGATTTGTTTGTCTTTGGACATTGGCCTAACTCAATGTAGATCAATTTTGTACAACATAGATCAATTCTTTCTGAGGCTTACCACAAAGGTACAGATATTGCAATAGATCTGAGTAGTATCTGaatggggtcatccctatgttccccgggtcctgtGTTCCCCGGgcccatacaaagcggggaacataggacccggggaacataggtacgcttCCATCTGAATAAGGTTTGAAAGACTGCTGCACACATGTAGTAGCCAGATGTAGTATAGTCATCAATCCTTGCCAGATGGAGCACATGACTTGCATCTGGTATTAGGGCCATTTCTCTTATCACCTTGTTGAACTTGTGCCTCAACTGTGCCTATAACCATATGGGTGAATATAATGTTATAGTACTTTTTTCTTATTCCACTACAAAAAATGTTTAGGCATACAGTGTGTTAGAGCTAGCTTGAAATAGCATTGCTGATGTTGTTTGCGTAAGAGGAACTCCACCTCTTGATGTGCTGTGTGGAGTGAAACGTTGCTTCTCTGTCCTCTAGATCCAAGGGGAGAAGGCGGCAGCATCAGGCATCCGCTACAGGGGGGTGTTTGGgaccatcaccaccatgatTCGGACCGAGGGGCCCCGATCGCTCTACAACGGCCTGGTGGCAGGGCTGCAGCGGCAGATGGCCTTCGCCTCCATCAGGATCGGCCTTTACGACAACGTCAAAACCTTCTACACAGGCGGCAAAGACAGTGAGAATTACCCTAATTGCCTCTCTCTCAATTTGTGTCTTCTTTCATCCATCCACACACCATTTTTTTATCTCACTTTTTTGTTTCTCTGTCCCCTCCCGTGACCCCTCCAACACCAGACGCCAATATTGGCATTCGTATCCTGGCTGGTTGCACCACGGGGGCCATGGCCGTGTCCTGTGCCCAGCCCACAGACGTGGTGAAGGTCCGCTTCCAGGCCCAGCAGAACCTGCAGGGTGTGGCCCGACGCTATAATGGCACCATGCAGGCCTACCGCCAAATCTTCCAGCTCGAAGGACTGAGAGGACTGTGGAAAGGTGAGGGAGTGTTTCAGTGTCCTAGAACATGGAACAGAACAACCCGTTGGAGTGTGTGCTTGCAATACTATCAATCAAATGTAAACTGCATCATGACTCAATTCAGTCGATTTACAATCAATGTTTAAACTTGATGCAATAGGTAGATTTAACAAATACCTTGTAGAACTGTATAGTACTTGGTGAAACTTCACATAAATTTGCACTTAAACCTCATATTGAGATGTAAAAGGATTTTGTGTGTTCCATCATCATACAGTCTCTCAGTCTTACTGCTGATTAACAGCCAAATATCTCAAATTTAATATGACCATTATTTTCATATATTGTTCAAACCGAAATCTTTCTTTGATCCAAGGAACGCTACCCAACATCACCAGGAATGCCCTGGTGAACTGCACTGAACTGGTGTCTTACGACCTCATCAAAGAAGCCATTCTCACGCGGCAGCTCCTGTCAGGTAAGTACACAAGAGAGAACACTGCGTTGTCTAGCTTTACCCTCTGAGGCAATCCACATATGACTGGCGCTATCAGATCATAATCATGACATGTCAGACACTTAAAGAGAAGCAGAGAAACAGAGTTTTCAACAGAGTGAAATAGAACCCCTGCGTTGTCTTTTAAGTAGATAACAAAAGGCTTAACAGACACTAAAGTGTGCAGAGCAAGTTTTATCTTTAGGCTTTTTATGACTCTGGCGGAGATAACAATGTAATAGAGTTTGAACTGAAGGCAAAAATACAGTATGCCCTGTCTTCTATTGGACATATGTGATGTAACAGGACTGAGATATAGGTACAGAGAAAATGGCAATCTGGTGAATCATCATCTAATGCATGTCAGCTCTTTGATTGAGGTTGTAGAAGTTACCTTTCACATGGTATATTAGCATTGGCAATTTGGGGTAAAAGTATAAATTAATTAGGATAGCCAGTTCAGGATAAAAGTATCAACTCATAAGACCGTTAAGGGGATTTTTAGTTTACCAAGGAAATGACAGGTTGTCacttaaaatatatttaatttggCTTTAAACTTTACACATAGACAAACTTGCGTTCAGTGTGTGACCTTCCCTTCCCCTCTTCCTCACAGACAACCTGCCTTGCCACTTTGTGTCTGCTTTTGGAGCTGGCTTCATCACCACAGTGATCGCCTCCCCTGTGGACGTGGTGAAGACGCGCTACATGAACTCTCCCCCTGGCCAGTACAAAAGCGCCATCAACTGTGCCTGGACCATGATGACCAAAGAAGGGCCCACAGCCTTCTACAAAGGGTGGGCATccaaagcatacacacacacacacacacatttattcaaaATAATTCAAAAGCACAATTTTGAAGCATACAAGGATCTTAAAATCcttaatgaaaatgaaaacttACCCACCTCTTAACAATTTCTGCTTATGCATGTGTAGTCCTTCTGCCTGTTCTTGAGAGCTGTACTTAAGTCTTCACCTTCACCTTCCTCTCTACACCAACCTCTTAATGACATATCTCTGTCACCTCAGGTTCGTTCCCTCTTTCCTGAGGCTGGGCTCATGGAACGTTGTGATGTTTGTGTCGTTCGAGCAGCTCAAGAGGCTTATGATGGTCTCCAAGAAGAAACTGGAGGCTACTACGTAGGAAGGAACCTTCAAAAAGTCCACTTCGATCCCACCTCCACTTTCCCCCTACCCCAATTTATAGACTGAGTGAGTTTGCTCTGAGAGGACCATGATCCAATTCACTGAGTTGCTTGTGTTGGAACTGCATGGAATCAAAGAGAAAGACTGCCCCCTTCTGGACACCTACTGTCAGTGTTAATGCTGATGTCTGTTCCCTCATCTTCCCAAATTCTCCCTTTGTTGCCTTGGTATTTACCCAATGCCCTTGCATTTTGAAATTTGCTAATATGTAGCTTGTATGTAAACCgtaaaatgtttacttttgaaaTTACGGTgaacatattttttatacaTATTATTGATAATGACACTAATTTATACAAAATGTTTAATTTCTCTAACCAATGGTGCTGTCAGTGCTAAAGGAAATGTCCTCAGCATACGCACAAGAGGGCGATGAAGAGTTCGCACCCTGGTCACTAGGACACTTGTATTTATTTGTAAAGACCCTTGAGGAGGTCTAGAGATACACTAATATCCTCTAAGAGAACATGCTGCCTGACCTGCCGAATGCACAAATACCACCTCACACATACTGATGTACGGCTCAAAGCCAAATGGAGCCAGCTACACATTCATAAAAAGGAAACTTCTATTTATTAAAAGTAACATGCCACATAATATCTTACATTTGTTGTATTTCTTTtatttaaccacacacacatacacacacacttcctctgttAGAAACATCAGACACTTTGTCTGGAATTAAATTTATTTACCATGAAGCACATTATTGACAGTATAAACAACTTGAGCAGGACTGTAAAAAAATTACAAATTAGTGTTATTTTTCAAATCATGAACACTTTAGATATAAATTAAACATAGCTGTTACATCATAATCAAACAGTTAACTTACTATGCTCACAAAATCAGTCAGGCACAAACCGTGCCATCTGTACTCAAATGTTCGAAGCGGTGCCATGATCACTTTTGTTTGATTTATTTATACTTATTTCATCGACTCAAAGGATGAAAC of Alosa sapidissima isolate fAloSap1 chromosome 1, fAloSap1.pri, whole genome shotgun sequence contains these proteins:
- the ucp1 gene encoding mitochondrial brown fat uncoupling protein 1, translated to MVGLKPSDVPPPLGVKVLSAGTAACIADLVTFPLDTAKVRLQIQGEKAAASGIRYRGVFGTITTMIRTEGPRSLYNGLVAGLQRQMAFASIRIGLYDNVKTFYTGGKDNANIGIRILAGCTTGAMAVSCAQPTDVVKVRFQAQQNLQGVARRYNGTMQAYRQIFQLEGLRGLWKGTLPNITRNALVNCTELVSYDLIKEAILTRQLLSDNLPCHFVSAFGAGFITTVIASPVDVVKTRYMNSPPGQYKSAINCAWTMMTKEGPTAFYKGFVPSFLRLGSWNVVMFVSFEQLKRLMMVSKKKLEATT